The Polaribacter sp. KT25b genome contains the following window.
TGTTATATTAACAGAAAACCTTTTTGGTGATATTATTTCTGATGAAGCCAGTGTAATTAGTGGTTCTATTGGTTTGTTGGCTTCGTCTTCAATTGGAGAAAAAACTGCAATGTTCGAGCCTATTCATGGTTCTTATCCGCAAGCAAAAGGAAAAGATATCGCAAATCCGTTAGCTTCAATTTTATCAGCAGCTATGCTTTTAGAACATTTTGGTTTGCAAGAAGAATCAGATGCAATAAAAAGAGCTTTAGAAAAATCGTTAACTTTAGGTATTACAACAGAAGATATAAAAGGTAAAAATCAATACTCTGCATCAACATCAAAAGTAGGAGGTTTTATTGCAGACTATATTTTAAATCAAGAAGATAGTAATATGAATTTTAAAAATATTCATATGGGTCAAAGTACAATTATTTAAAAAGATAAAATTTTTATTTGGATATTAAACTTTAATTTCAAATATTTGAAGCATAGAATGAAAAAACAAATTTTAAATATTATTTCAATTATTGTCATCGTAATTTCTACGACATGATAAGGAAGTGGTATTTATTTTTAAAATTATAGCCTTCCAATTATTTGGGAGGTTTTTTTTTGAATTTATTTTAATGATTGAATGTCATATTTAAATAGGGTTAATACGCTTTTTATCAGCTTGTTATATGTTTTTTTTAACACCTGAATTTAAAGAGTCTTATTGAGTGTTATTCAATGAAAATAGAGAAATAGTCTAATTTAGTCATCAAATTGAAGAATATATTAAATGGAATTAAATAAACATAGCAAAAGATTAACGCAAGATGAATCTCAGCCTGCATCACAAGCAATGTTGTATGCTGTTGGATTAACAGATGAAGACATGAGTAGGGCTCAAGTTGGAATTGCAAGCACAGGTTATGATGGAAATCCTTGTAATATGCATTTAAATAATTTGGCTGCAGAAGTCAAAGTAGAAAGCAAAATTGCAGGTTTAGTTGGTTTAGGATTTAATACAATTGGAGTTTCTGATGGAATTTCTATGGGGACTTCTGGTATGAATTATTCTTTAGCTTCAAGAGATATTATTGCAGATTCTATAGAAACTGTTATGAATGCTCAAAGTTATGATGCATTGGTTTCTGTGGTTGGTTGTGATAAAAATATGCCAGGAGCAGTAATCGCAATGTTACGTTTAAATCGTCCATCAATTATGATGTATGGTGGTACAATTGCATCAGGAAATTACAAAGGAAAAAAATTAAATATCGTTTCCGCCTTTGAAGCTTTAGGTCAAAAAATGGCTGGAGAAATTGAAGATGATGAATATAGAGAAATTATAAAAAGGGCAATTCCAGGAGCAGGTGCTTGTGGAGGAATGTATACAGCAAATACAATGGCTTCTGCAATAGAATGTATGGGGTTTGGGTTGCCTTATAATTCATCAATACCAGCAGAAAATCCGAATAAATTATCAGAAGCGGAAAGAACTGCTATCGCAATTAAAAATTTATTAGAATTAGATTTAAAACCTTTAGATATTATTTCTAAAAAATCTTTAGAAAATGCAATCGCATTGGTAAATGCTTTAGGAGGATCAACAAATGCAGTTTTACACTTTTTAGCAATTGCGCATGCAGCAGATATTGAGTTTACTTTAGAAGATTTTCAAAGAGTTTCAGACAGAACGCCATTAATTGCAGATTTAAAACCATCAGGAAAATACTTAATGGAAGATGTTCATGGGGTTGGAGGTACGCCTGCAATTATGAAATATTTATTAGAAAATGGATATTTACATGGAGATTGTATGACTGTTACAGGTAAAACATTAGCAGAAAATTTAGCAGATGTAAAAGCAATGGAATTTGAAGATCAAGATGTAATTTATCCAAAAGATAAAGCATTAAAATCATCAGGAAACCTACAAATTTTATTTGGAAACTTAGCAGAAGAAGGAGCTGTAGCAAAAATTTCTGGTAATGAAGGTTTATTGTTTGAAGGAAAAGCTGTGGTTTATAATGGAGAACAAGCGGCAAATACAGGAATTATAAATGGAGAAGTAGAAAGAGGAGATGTAGTCGTCATTCGCTATGTTGGACCTAAAGGAGGACCAGGAATGCCAGAAATGTTAAAACCAACTTCTTTAATAATGGGAGCAGGTTTAGGTAAATCTGTAGCTTTAATTACTGATGGTCGTTTTTCTGGAGGAACTCATGGTTTTGTGGTTGGACATATTACACCAGAAGCTCAATCTGGAGGAACAATTGGGTTATTAAAAACTGGAGATAAAATTAGAATTAGTGCAGAAGATAACTCTATAAATGTTTTAATTTCTGATGAAGAATTAGCAGAAAGAAAATCTAAATGGGTTGCACCAGCATTAAAGCACAAAAAAGGGATTTTGTATAAATATGCAAAAACAGTAGCATCAGCATCTAAAGGATGTGTTACAGATTTATAATCAAAAAGACTGTTATTCCTGCAAATTCAGGGATTTTAAATAAAAAAGTATGGAAACACAAACCATAAAAAACGAAAAACCAGCTACTAAAACTACAGAAAGAATTTCTGGTAGTGAAGCAATTGTAAGATGTTTAATTGAAGAAGATGCTAAGATAATTTACGGTTATCCTGGTGGAGCAATTATGCCAGTTTATGATGAATTATATAAGTATCAAGATAAAATTCATCACGTATTAACACGTCACGAACAAGGTGCAACACATTCTGCACAAGGTTTTGCTAGAATTTCTGGTAAAGTTGGTGTTTGTATAGCAACTTCTGGTCCAGGAGCAACAAATTTAATAACAGGTATCGCTGATGCTCAAATAGATTCTACACCAATGGTGTGTATTACTGGGCAAGTTTTTTCTCATTTATTAGGTTCTGATGCTTTTCAAGAAACAGATATTGTAGGAATTTCTACACCTGTAACAAAATGGAATTGTCAAGTTACTAAAGCTTCTGATATTCCTGCTGCGATGGCAAAAGCTTTTTATATTGCAAAAAGTGGTAGGCCAGGTCCTGTTTTAATAGATATAACGAAAGATGCACAGTTAGAAGAATTTGATTTTTCTTACAAAAAGTGTACAAGAGTAAGAAGTTATAACCCAATTCCTAAAACAGATCTTTCTTCTGTAGAGGCAGCTGCAAAATTAATTAATGGTGCTAAAAAACCATTAATTGTTTGGGGACAAGGTGTTATTTTAAGTGAAGCTGAAGAGCATTTAAAAGCTATTGTAGAAAAAGCAGGAATCCCTGCAGCATGGACTATTTTAGGTGCTTCTGCAATACCAACTTCGCATCCATTAAATGTTGGTATGGTTGGTATGCATGGTAATTATGCGCCAAACAAATTAACAAATGAATGTGATGTTTTAATAGCTATCGGTATGCGTTTTGATGATCGTGTTACTGGTACTTTAGCTACGTATGCAAAACAGGCAAAAGTAATTCACTTTGAAATTGATCCT
Protein-coding sequences here:
- the ilvB gene encoding biosynthetic-type acetolactate synthase large subunit, which produces METQTIKNEKPATKTTERISGSEAIVRCLIEEDAKIIYGYPGGAIMPVYDELYKYQDKIHHVLTRHEQGATHSAQGFARISGKVGVCIATSGPGATNLITGIADAQIDSTPMVCITGQVFSHLLGSDAFQETDIVGISTPVTKWNCQVTKASDIPAAMAKAFYIAKSGRPGPVLIDITKDAQLEEFDFSYKKCTRVRSYNPIPKTDLSSVEAAAKLINGAKKPLIVWGQGVILSEAEEHLKAIVEKAGIPAAWTILGASAIPTSHPLNVGMVGMHGNYAPNKLTNECDVLIAIGMRFDDRVTGTLATYAKQAKVIHFEIDPAEVDKNVKTDVAVLGDAKTSLELLLPLLNENTHPEWRKEFADLYAVEYEKVIKDDIYPTKEGLTMGEVLHQINIQSKGNAAIVSDVGQHQMIACRYAEFNKTKSNITSGGLGTMGFGLPAAIGAKMAAPEREVVSISGDGGYQMTIQELGTIFQQRAAVKVVVLNNDFLGMVRQWQQLFFDKRYASTEMVNPNFVAIAEGYYIKAKKVTKREELADAVAEMMASKEAYFLEVCVEKEGNVFPMIPTGASVSDIRLE
- the ilvD gene encoding dihydroxy-acid dehydratase; the protein is MELNKHSKRLTQDESQPASQAMLYAVGLTDEDMSRAQVGIASTGYDGNPCNMHLNNLAAEVKVESKIAGLVGLGFNTIGVSDGISMGTSGMNYSLASRDIIADSIETVMNAQSYDALVSVVGCDKNMPGAVIAMLRLNRPSIMMYGGTIASGNYKGKKLNIVSAFEALGQKMAGEIEDDEYREIIKRAIPGAGACGGMYTANTMASAIECMGFGLPYNSSIPAENPNKLSEAERTAIAIKNLLELDLKPLDIISKKSLENAIALVNALGGSTNAVLHFLAIAHAADIEFTLEDFQRVSDRTPLIADLKPSGKYLMEDVHGVGGTPAIMKYLLENGYLHGDCMTVTGKTLAENLADVKAMEFEDQDVIYPKDKALKSSGNLQILFGNLAEEGAVAKISGNEGLLFEGKAVVYNGEQAANTGIINGEVERGDVVVIRYVGPKGGPGMPEMLKPTSLIMGAGLGKSVALITDGRFSGGTHGFVVGHITPEAQSGGTIGLLKTGDKIRISAEDNSINVLISDEELAERKSKWVAPALKHKKGILYKYAKTVASASKGCVTDL